In Carassius carassius chromosome 14, fCarCar2.1, whole genome shotgun sequence, the genomic stretch TTCGTTTCTAGTGGGAATTCATCAAAACGAGATTCAAGTGCACTCACGTGTCTGCGAGCACAATCCTGGTTTTTGTCACGTTCTCAATGGTGAACTTGGTTTTCCCTCCTTTCCCTGCGATCCTGCCGATGGCTCTGGATAAATGATCTCCTTTCAGAGGTTTGACTGCAAACACAGACAGAAGAATCAGCGCCTGGACACGACTCTCTCTCGTGAAGCGTCTGAGGTTCAACACTCACCGTCTGTCACATCAAACGTCTCCAGAAACAGCTCGTCCAATCGGATCAGAGCAAGAGCATCCTGTGCAGTGACACACCAGAACACACTTCATGACATCACTGCAATAATACCACAAGCTCTAAATAATAAGACCATAGAAGAACTACCGAAAGAAAGGGCTGGGTGATAGaacaaaaaaagaatttaaactaaaatacatttcCATTTCTGATGACATCGTATCTTTACATTTTCAACTCTGATAATTATCAGAAATAGGGATATAGTACGATACTGGACTTATGCCGATCTCTGATATGCTGATATTTTTAACTCATTTTGGCTGATAATgatatatttccttttgtttggaaacaacacGTGTCTTCCATGCTGAAATAAgctaaatatttttcattttggttaGTAATCTTTTAGAGCTTTGattggtttaaaaaataaaacattacgcATTAATGAATAAGtcagtatatataaaaattatttgtttctttaaatcATAACATGCTCATTATTTTACATCCATTACTGCTttatgtaatgatgctgaaaatacatcaCAGAGATAATGAGACTTATTTGCACTGAGAGGACTTGATGTATTCTTCACACTCACCTCCACCTGAAAGCCTAAGACAAACGCCTTGACGAAGTCAGCAGCTCTGGTCAGAGCACTGATGTCTGATGTTTCTCTGCACGTCTGCAACACAACAGCTCTTCACGACCTGACATTACTGCAGATGATCAATCCTCACTATAATAACTGCCAGCACTCACTTTGATCTCCACGTTTCTGGTTTTGAGGTTGAACCGCACTTGGAGCTGCAGATGTTCCACGATGGGGCTGAAGATCTTCATCCAGTTCTCTTTGAGAGGAGTGTAACGGTGAGCAGGAACAGGCACCCTGCGCATCTCCACTGAGcctccctgaaacacacacaacccttacattcacacacacacatctctaaaAACCGCAGCTTGTTCATGTTCATagcacacctatctgtataccatgctgatagtatttataatctgtaaattatgtccataatactgccttatctgtaaagttattgtacatttgtaacatattgtagaccgtgtatattctgtacttactgcttattgcactttctggttagatgctaactgcatttcgttgccttgtaccttaacgttaaaactttaaaaacgcTAAAAcgttaaaaacttaaaaattaacgtaattagttactttttagagAATAACGCAATATTGTGACCCATTACTGTTAAAGTAACTGCCCCAGCACTATACTAGTCTCGTGTTCGGAGTGTAGCGGTGTGGAGCGCAGGGCTCGAGGTGAGTACCGTGAGCAGATCTCCTGACAGCGCGGGGAGCTGCGGTCTCTTGGCCGGGACCGTGTCCTCCTCCGCCGCGGCCCGCGTCCGTTTATGACTCCTCTTGGATGTGACGGTCTCAAACGTGTCCGTGTTTCCGTCGCAGTCCATAGCAGCGCTCACCTCCGCCGGCGTGTCTGACTCCATCGCGAAGGGATTTAAACACTAACACTACAGTCACCAGAGAGGATGTTTACCACCAACATGTGGCTTCGGCCGTGTTACAGGAAGGACCTTACTGCTGCCCATTTAGTGCCAAATACttctacttattaaaataatcatatacGACCATGCTAGCTgccaaaatgatttaaaattaagtaatctttttaatatatatatatatatatatatatatataacatacaatATTATTATAGTCTAGCCGCATGGTAAATATTTGCTGTTGATTTTACACAGGCTAGGAATAGGCCAGCTATGTGCTGTGGGAGGGTCCTTGTCGCAAAAGGAAACACACGGGCGCAGTGTTTGAGCAGCGCTATTATAATCTCTCCTGCTTAAACTGACAGGAGTCCGATGTTTAGTTGAGTTCATAATAAAAGCAAGATGTCAGCGGCGCTGGAGAAGCCCCAGATCATCGCGCACATCCAGAAGAGTCTGAACTACACGGTGTTTGACAGCAGGTGGATCCCCTGCAGCGCTAAGTTGGTCTGTATGGGGAACCTCGCCCGAGGAAGCGGAGTCCTGCAGATCTACGAGATCAAGCGCGGCGAGCTGCAGCTGCTCAGAGAGGTCAGAGGGCTCAGAGAGGTCAGATTCATTCATGTGAAGAGCCACTGTTCTAGAACAGGCCTAACGCCTGGTTGTCATGGCAACAGCGACGCGGTTTATTTACATCCTTCCTCGTGAGAAACCGTTACAGCCTAAACCAGAGCCATTGTGAAATAGCTTTCGCTCAGAGACACGAAATAAAATGTCTGTAGTCTGTTTTGGGGACTATTTTTGACcgcaattaactaattaattggCAGTTTTATTAAATAGACGGCTGtccaattaatcatgattaatagcattcaaaataagtttacatacatttgtttacatactatgtctctgtactgtgtgtattatgtatatacacttcggtatatattttgaaagtatttacaggtgcatctcagtaaattagaatgttgtggaccGGTTCATTTATTGcactaattcaactcaaattgtgaaactcgtgtatttaaaaaattaaatgcacacggactgaagtagtttaagtctttgattcttttaattgtgatgattttggctcacatttaacaaaaacccaccgattcactatctcaacaaattagaatatgatgacatgccaatcagcaaaTCAACtcgaaacacctgcaaaggtttcctgagccttcaaaatggtctctcagtttggttcactaggctacacaatcatggggaagactgctgctctgacagttgtccagaagacaatcattggcaCCCTTCACAAAGAGAGTAACCCACAAACATTcactgccaaagaagctggcagctcacagagtgctgtatccaagcatgttaacagaaagttgagtggaaggaaaagatGCACAGCCAACCGAGGGacattatgaggattgtcaagcaaagtcgattcaagaatttgagtgaacttcacaaggaatggactgagtctggggtcaaggcatcaagagcttgggctaaggagaagaagaactggactgttgcccagtggtccaaagtcctcttttcagatgagagcaagttttgtatttcatttggaaaccaaggtcctagagtctggaggacgGGTGAAGAAGTTCATAGCCcaagtttcttgaagtccagtgttaagtttccacagtctgtgatgatttggggtgcaatgtcatctgctggtgttgctccattgtgttttttgaaaaccaaagtcactgcacccatttaccaagaaattttggagcacttcatgctaccttctgctgaccagctttttgaagatgctgatttcattttccagcaggatttggcacctgcccacactgccaaaagcaccaaaagttgtttaaatgaccatggtgttggtgtgcttgactggccagcaaactcaccagacctgaacccagagagaatctatggggtattgtcaagaggaagatgagaaacaagagaccaaacaatgcagatgagctgaaggccactgtcaaagaaacctgggcttccataccacctcagcagtgccacaaactgatcacctccacgccacagtgaattgaggcagtaattaaagcaaaagaagcccctaccaagtattgagtacatgtacagtaaatgaacatactttccagaaggacaAGAattcagtaaaacattttttttattggtttaatttgttgagatcgtgaattggtgggtcttTGTtgaatgtgaaccaaaatcatcacaattaaaggaACCAAAGActtgtgcatttaatttttttaatacacaagtttcacagtttgagttgaattactgaaataaatgaactttttcacaacatGCTGATTTATTGAGTACATGTATTTGCATATAATTTacattctatataaatatattttaaatatataaatataacttaaaaaaaaaaaaacctatacatgcatgtgtgtgtgtatttctatatacataacacatatacacaatacacacacattttatgtaTACAAACAATTTGGATACAATTAGTCGTGAtaaatcatttgacagcattacGTTTTATGAACCTgctctttattcatttttattttttttgtcctttcATCCAGATAGAAAAAGCCAAGCCAATCAAGTGTGGGACGTTTGGAGCCACATCTCTCCAGCAGAGGCATCTGGCCACGGGGGACTTCGACGGTTGTCTGAATGTTTGGTAGGATAACGTTTGGTTGTTTAGTGGTTTTGGCAGACAGCTGCAGTGATGTGCGATCTGAGATCACACCTTGCTTTGCAGGAATCTGGAGATGCCAGAGAGCCCGGTGTACTCGGTGAAAGCACACAAGGAGATCATCAACAGCATTGATGGAGTGGGGGGACTGGGCCCCTGAGATCGCCACTGGGAGCCGAGATGGTGACTACACTTACTTTGTCCACTTTTGATCACGCATACATGGACACTGTACTTTATTTGACTAGGAACTGACACTGATATGTTTGTtctcaatgttttattattattcttttctttCTATGGTGCTTTGATGCAGATGAGGAATGAGCAGTCCGTTCAGTTCAATAAATGTGGAAAGTTCATTTATTATGAAACCAATTCATTTCAGCTAGAAGCAGCTCTGCAGGaggcagtgatgtcatcatccagctgcGTTCACGTTTAGTTTGTTCTCATCTGATAATCACGTGTGTGTGGTTTTATCAACAGGCACAGTCAAAG encodes the following:
- the LOC132156641 gene encoding RNA-binding protein PNO1-like — translated: MESDTPAEVSAAMDCDGNTDTFETVTSKRSHKRTRAAAEEDTVPAKRPQLPALSGDLLTGGSVEMRRVPVPAHRYTPLKENWMKIFSPIVEHLQLQVRFNLKTRNVEIKTCRETSDISALTRAADFVKAFVLGFQVEDALALIRLDELFLETFDVTDVKPLKGDHLSRAIGRIAGKGGKTKFTIENVTKTRIVLADTKVHILGSFQNIKMARMAICNLILGSPPSKVYGNIRAVASRAAERF